Proteins co-encoded in one Haloarcula pelagica genomic window:
- a CDS encoding ABC transporter ATP-binding protein, producing MSLLEVDDLTVNFYTEDGIVTAADGLSYRIEAGETFGVVGESGAGKSVTALSLMRLIEDPGRIESGEIRFKGEDILSMSEEEVRSVRGNEIAMIFQDAQTALNPVYSVGEQIAEAIRHHMDYDDAAARDRTVRLLDRVGIPDAESRYDDYPHEFSGGMQQRAVIAMALSCDPDLLIADEPTTALDVTTEAKILDQIEDLADEFDTAVQLITHDLGVVAKTCERVMVMYAGRPVEKAPVEELYYDPKHPYTVGLMSSIPRIGDTRERLQTIPGTMPDLVEVPPGCSFHPRCPYAEESCTRKQPGLVDPETGEPADDDADHASACLAYTGDLDGDLDYEVVVDGELDVAGDGEDSADDGTIEEEQDAW from the coding sequence ATGAGCCTGCTGGAAGTCGACGACCTCACGGTGAACTTCTACACCGAAGACGGGATCGTCACGGCCGCAGACGGCCTCTCCTATCGCATCGAGGCCGGCGAGACGTTCGGCGTCGTCGGCGAGAGCGGCGCCGGCAAGAGCGTCACCGCCCTCTCGCTGATGCGGCTCATCGAGGACCCAGGCCGGATCGAGAGCGGCGAGATCCGGTTCAAAGGCGAGGACATCCTCTCGATGAGCGAGGAGGAGGTCCGGTCGGTGCGGGGCAACGAGATCGCGATGATCTTCCAGGACGCACAGACCGCGCTCAACCCCGTCTACTCCGTCGGCGAGCAGATCGCCGAGGCGATCCGTCACCACATGGACTACGACGACGCGGCCGCCCGCGATCGGACGGTCCGCCTGCTTGACCGCGTCGGGATCCCCGACGCCGAGAGCCGGTACGACGACTACCCACACGAGTTCTCCGGCGGGATGCAACAGCGGGCCGTCATCGCGATGGCGCTGTCCTGTGACCCGGACCTGTTGATCGCCGACGAGCCCACGACCGCGCTCGACGTGACCACCGAGGCGAAGATCCTCGACCAGATCGAGGATCTGGCCGACGAGTTCGACACCGCGGTCCAGCTGATCACCCACGATCTGGGCGTCGTGGCGAAGACCTGCGAGCGCGTGATGGTGATGTACGCCGGCCGCCCGGTCGAGAAGGCGCCGGTCGAAGAGCTGTACTACGACCCGAAACACCCCTACACCGTGGGGCTGATGAGTTCGATCCCCCGGATCGGCGACACCCGCGAGCGACTCCAGACCATCCCGGGGACGATGCCGGACCTCGTGGAGGTGCCGCCGGGCTGTAGCTTCCACCCGCGCTGTCCCTACGCCGAGGAGTCCTGTACGCGCAAACAGCCGGGGCTGGTCGACCCCGAGACCGGCGAGCCCGCCGACGACGACGCCGACCACGCCAGCGCCTGTCTGGCCTACACCGGCGACCTGGACGGTGACCTCGACTACGAAGTCGTCGTCGACGGTGAACTCGACGTTGCCGGCGATGGCGAGGACAGCGCCGACGACGGAACCATCGAGGAGGAACAGGATGCCTGGTGA